The following coding sequences lie in one Nitratireductor mangrovi genomic window:
- a CDS encoding ATP-binding protein has protein sequence MDTGLTTIDEADIEKHRAVAQGMVTRVIVMEDSGSRSSTALAGTGRRFVSTVSTGSVRRTREVELTKTIEAVRADDVLLSILQHTLLFRARRGIAVALAIGEVFAQGSELESLQAKNSRSPLEGEEASRFKRLLSASAYVAAFSFASYLLQTIESDAEAPNDVEEPDFLFDTPQDALKSMVAGLDAAIGGSKDDHDLMSRARAFARTAIEGLLSRKGRFDGLGPFEDAHIRIDQDDFTIDGFDVAPGQKRKPLVMTFKKPNEIVGNHIAKYQAMKLAKMLMAYDFDRQLNPFVDLGGFLFTFIGDGAPGTGKTILIQMTAGLINEYCRIAGYPFHYENFGVDQISSYQGKSGQNCKQFVNNVLNPRAIGFGTVDDIDQVAAKRSDDRASAGQQEITGVLMESFAGASTVVRGNCSFGMFSNYPENVDDALRQRAGARWLVDGPQTRDDYIDIFVLLAGKNHKIPLGDHQLFDAQIIQRAVNTAYEQHSKPQEEGLQKVYEHYLGAHGEPRTMADIGAYLHMIKEAEPRFTGRAIKNITDAIKMRAMDIELPDDWFEKPETFMHKSYDDKKAMIEELRGPFSMAMVMQEINRYADSEFRYSDRSDDAAVSTMIRDARLRERAVREIEEMKKQGRWNA, from the coding sequence ATGGATACCGGTCTGACGACGATCGACGAAGCCGACATCGAAAAGCACCGCGCCGTCGCGCAGGGCATGGTCACGCGAGTCATCGTCATGGAGGACAGCGGCAGCCGCTCCTCGACCGCGCTTGCCGGCACCGGCCGCCGCTTTGTCTCCACCGTGTCCACCGGCTCGGTGCGCCGCACCCGCGAGGTCGAGCTCACAAAGACCATCGAGGCCGTCCGCGCCGACGACGTCCTGCTTTCGATCCTCCAGCACACGCTGCTTTTCCGCGCCCGCCGCGGCATCGCCGTGGCGCTGGCGATCGGCGAGGTGTTTGCGCAAGGCTCCGAGCTTGAAAGCCTGCAGGCCAAGAACAGCCGCTCGCCGCTCGAAGGCGAGGAGGCCTCGCGCTTCAAGCGGCTCCTGTCCGCCTCAGCCTATGTCGCCGCCTTCAGCTTTGCTTCCTATCTGCTCCAGACCATCGAGAGCGATGCCGAGGCGCCTAACGATGTCGAGGAGCCGGATTTCCTGTTCGACACCCCGCAGGACGCGCTGAAATCGATGGTCGCCGGCCTCGATGCCGCGATCGGGGGCTCGAAGGACGACCACGATCTGATGAGCCGGGCGCGCGCCTTCGCCCGCACCGCCATCGAGGGGCTGTTGTCGCGCAAGGGCCGCTTCGACGGGCTCGGTCCGTTCGAGGACGCCCATATCCGCATCGACCAGGACGACTTCACCATCGACGGTTTCGACGTCGCGCCGGGCCAGAAGCGCAAGCCGCTGGTGATGACGTTCAAGAAGCCCAACGAGATCGTCGGCAACCACATTGCCAAATACCAGGCCATGAAGCTTGCCAAGATGCTGATGGCCTATGATTTCGATCGCCAGCTCAACCCCTTCGTCGATCTCGGCGGCTTCCTGTTCACCTTCATCGGCGACGGCGCGCCCGGCACCGGCAAGACCATCCTGATCCAGATGACCGCCGGGCTCATCAACGAATATTGCCGGATCGCCGGCTACCCGTTCCACTACGAGAATTTCGGCGTCGACCAGATTTCTTCCTATCAGGGCAAGTCTGGCCAGAACTGCAAGCAGTTCGTCAACAACGTGCTGAACCCGCGCGCCATCGGTTTCGGCACTGTCGACGACATCGACCAGGTGGCGGCCAAGCGCTCCGACGACCGCGCCTCGGCCGGCCAGCAGGAAATCACCGGCGTCCTGATGGAAAGCTTCGCCGGCGCCTCCACTGTCGTGCGCGGCAACTGTTCCTTCGGCATGTTTTCCAACTATCCCGAAAATGTCGACGATGCGCTTCGCCAGCGTGCCGGCGCCCGCTGGCTGGTCGATGGTCCGCAGACGCGCGACGACTATATCGACATCTTCGTGCTTCTGGCCGGCAAGAACCACAAGATCCCGCTCGGCGACCACCAGCTCTTCGACGCCCAGATCATCCAGCGCGCCGTCAACACCGCCTACGAGCAGCATTCGAAACCGCAGGAGGAGGGGCTGCAGAAGGTCTATGAGCACTATCTCGGCGCGCATGGCGAGCCGAGGACGATGGCCGATATCGGTGCCTACCTGCACATGATCAAGGAGGCCGAGCCGCGCTTCACCGGCCGGGCGATCAAGAACATCACCGACGCCATCAAGATGCGGGCCATGGACATCGAGCTTCCCGACGACTGGTTCGAGAAGCCCGAGACCTTCATGCACAAGTCCTACGACGACAAGAAGGCGATGATCGAGGAACTGCGCGGCCCGTTCTCGATGGCCATGGTGATGCAGGAGATCAACCGCTACGCCGATTCCGAGTTCCGCTATTCCGACCGCTCCGACGATGCCGCCGTCTCGACCATGATCCGCGACGCCCGCCTGCGCGAGCGTGCCGTGCGCGAGATCGAGGAGATGAAGAAGCAAGGGCGCTGGAATGCGTGA
- a CDS encoding DUF1236 domain-containing protein, whose translation MMRKLLLASAAVSALTIGFAQAQESPVKQPATDRADDQITTQSTNDNVDTGVAVGGTAGAVTGAVIGGPVGAVIGGFAGAMLGTAAAVPQPAVDYVVANPVEPVIIEGQISEGTALPETATIQPIPEYPDLGYVYVDGRPVIVKADSRVVVFSPGYLVPDETVAYVKANPVDPVTGASLALGATVPAEVQLIEIPSDPAYAYVYTDAGPVLVNTSSRTVVWVQGG comes from the coding sequence ATGATGCGCAAACTGCTTCTTGCTTCGGCGGCCGTATCGGCACTGACCATTGGTTTTGCCCAGGCCCAGGAATCGCCGGTCAAGCAGCCGGCCACCGACCGGGCCGATGACCAGATCACCACGCAGAGCACCAACGACAACGTCGACACCGGCGTCGCCGTCGGCGGCACCGCGGGTGCGGTCACCGGTGCGGTGATCGGCGGTCCGGTCGGCGCGGTGATCGGCGGCTTTGCCGGCGCCATGCTGGGCACCGCGGCAGCGGTTCCGCAGCCGGCGGTCGACTATGTGGTCGCCAACCCGGTCGAGCCGGTGATCATCGAAGGCCAGATCAGCGAAGGCACGGCGCTGCCGGAGACGGCGACCATCCAGCCGATCCCGGAATATCCGGACCTGGGCTATGTCTATGTCGACGGACGCCCGGTGATCGTGAAGGCCGACAGCCGCGTCGTGGTCTTTTCGCCCGGCTACCTCGTACCCGACGAGACGGTGGCTTACGTGAAGGCCAATCCGGTCGACCCGGTGACCGGGGCCAGCCTGGCACTCGGCGCCACCGTGCCGGCAGAGGTGCAGCTGATCGAGATTCCGAGCGATCCGGCCTACGCCTACGTCTACACGGACGCCGGCCCGGTGCTGGTCAACACGTCCAGCCGCACCGTGGTGTGGGTACAGGGCGGCTGA
- a CDS encoding formate--tetrahydrofolate ligase yields MAAVKSDIEIARAASKKPIQEIGAKLGIPSEHLLPYGHDKAKISAEFISSVQNNEDGKLILVTAINPTPAGEGKTTTTVGLGDGLNRIGKKAMVCLREPSLGPCFGVKGGAAGGGYAQIVPMEDINLHFTGDFHAITSAHNLLSAMIDNHIYWGNALEIDTRRVAWRRVMDMNDRALRQIVCSLGGVTNGFPREAGFDITVASEVMAILCLASDLKDLERRLGDIIIGYRRDKSAVYARDIKADGAMAVLLKDAMAPNLVQTLENNPAFVHGGPFANIAHGCNSVVATTTALKLADYVVTEAGFGADLGAEKFFDIKCRKAGLKPAAAVIVATIRAIKMNGGVKKDDLGAENVAAVKKGCANLGRHIENVKQFGVPAVVAINHFISDTDAEIEAVKAYVRSMGAEAIVCMHWAKGSEGTVELAERVVALAESGSAQFSPLYADEMPLFEKINTIVRRVYRGSEAIADKAVRDQLHQWEQAGYGNLPVCMAKTQYSFSTDPNLRGAPVDHVVPVREVRLAAGAGFIVAICGEIMTMPGLPKQPSSEKIFLNDAGYIEGLF; encoded by the coding sequence ATGGCTGCAGTGAAATCCGACATCGAAATCGCGCGCGCGGCGTCCAAGAAACCGATCCAGGAGATTGGCGCCAAGCTCGGCATCCCGTCCGAGCACCTGCTCCCCTACGGTCACGACAAGGCGAAGATTTCGGCAGAGTTCATCAGTTCGGTGCAGAACAACGAGGACGGCAAGCTGATCCTCGTCACCGCCATCAACCCGACGCCGGCCGGCGAGGGCAAGACGACGACCACGGTCGGCCTGGGCGACGGTCTCAACCGTATCGGCAAGAAGGCGATGGTGTGCCTGCGCGAGCCTTCGCTCGGCCCCTGCTTCGGCGTCAAGGGCGGCGCCGCCGGCGGCGGTTATGCGCAGATCGTTCCGATGGAGGACATCAACCTCCACTTCACAGGCGATTTCCACGCCATCACGTCGGCCCACAACCTGCTGTCGGCGATGATCGACAACCATATCTACTGGGGCAATGCGCTCGAGATCGATACACGCCGCGTCGCCTGGCGGCGGGTGATGGACATGAACGACCGCGCGCTTCGGCAGATCGTCTGTTCGCTCGGCGGTGTGACAAACGGCTTCCCGCGTGAGGCCGGCTTCGACATCACCGTCGCCTCCGAGGTGATGGCGATCCTGTGCCTGGCCAGCGACCTCAAGGATCTGGAGCGCCGCCTCGGCGACATCATCATTGGCTACCGGCGCGACAAGAGCGCGGTCTACGCGCGCGACATCAAGGCCGACGGCGCCATGGCCGTGCTTCTGAAGGATGCGATGGCGCCCAATCTGGTGCAGACGCTCGAGAACAACCCGGCCTTCGTCCATGGCGGCCCCTTCGCCAACATCGCCCATGGCTGCAACTCGGTCGTGGCGACCACGACGGCCCTGAAGCTTGCCGACTATGTGGTCACCGAGGCTGGCTTCGGCGCCGATCTCGGCGCCGAGAAGTTCTTCGACATCAAGTGCCGCAAGGCCGGGCTCAAGCCGGCCGCCGCCGTCATCGTCGCCACCATCCGGGCCATCAAGATGAACGGCGGCGTCAAGAAGGACGACCTCGGCGCCGAAAACGTGGCCGCGGTGAAGAAGGGCTGCGCCAATCTCGGCCGCCACATCGAAAACGTGAAGCAGTTCGGCGTGCCGGCCGTCGTGGCGATCAACCACTTTATCTCGGACACCGACGCCGAGATCGAGGCGGTCAAGGCCTATGTCCGCTCGATGGGCGCCGAAGCGATCGTGTGCATGCACTGGGCCAAGGGTTCGGAAGGCACGGTGGAACTGGCCGAGCGCGTGGTCGCGCTGGCGGAGAGCGGTTCGGCGCAGTTCTCGCCGCTTTACGCCGACGAGATGCCGCTGTTCGAGAAGATCAACACCATCGTGCGCCGTGTCTATCGCGGCTCCGAGGCGATCGCCGACAAGGCTGTGCGCGACCAGCTCCACCAGTGGGAACAGGCCGGCTATGGCAACCTGCCCGTCTGCATGGCCAAGACCCAATATTCGTTCTCGACCGACCCCAATCTGCGCGGGGCGCCGGTCGACCATGTCGTGCCGGTACGCGAGGTGCGGCTGGCCGCCGGGGCAGGCTTCATCGTCGCCATCTGCGGTGAGATCATGACCATGCCCGGCCTGCCCAAACAGCCGTCCTCGGAGAAGATCTTCCTCAATGACGCCGGCTATATCGAGGGGCTTTTCTAG
- a CDS encoding ribbon-helix-helix domain-containing protein — MSVKASVSISKSQDAYARTLVEEGRYASLSAVVQRGLELVRAETEARDLETAALRALLEERAKGPFVPLEESRDETKAMLARKRSELGL; from the coding sequence ATGTCGGTCAAGGCTTCCGTTTCCATCTCCAAATCCCAGGACGCCTACGCCCGGACGCTTGTCGAGGAAGGACGCTACGCCAGCCTGAGCGCGGTCGTGCAGCGGGGTCTCGAGCTTGTGCGCGCCGAGACCGAGGCCCGCGATCTGGAAACGGCGGCGCTAAGGGCCTTGCTCGAAGAGCGGGCGAAGGGCCCGTTTGTCCCGCTGGAAGAATCCCGGGACGAGACGAAAGCCATGTTGGCGCGAAAGCGCTCGGAACTCGGGCTTTGA
- a CDS encoding cation diffusion facilitator family transporter has product MTAKEKIRWLAFWSIFVALAVMAMKFVAWRMTGSVALYSDALESIVNVIAAGAAYYAIRLSHKPADADHPHGHHKAEYFSAVLEGVLIVLASLLIFGEAWSALRTPRTLEEPLAGLAINGLATVVNAAWATLLIRTGQAARSPALQADGRHIMTDVVTSVGVIAGLIISILTGWRVLDPLLALIVAMNILWQGWKVIGQSVQGLMDVAADPELTLKIRDVISANSGGALEVHDLKTRIAGRATFIEFHLVVDSAMTVGDAHQICDRIEAALKAEVPSVRVIIHVEPDDEAKLPKGTSAVPFA; this is encoded by the coding sequence ATGACCGCCAAGGAAAAAATCCGCTGGCTGGCCTTCTGGTCGATCTTCGTCGCGCTGGCGGTGATGGCGATGAAATTCGTCGCCTGGCGCATGACCGGGTCGGTAGCGCTTTATTCCGATGCGCTCGAATCGATCGTCAACGTGATCGCCGCCGGCGCGGCGTATTACGCCATCCGGCTCAGCCACAAGCCCGCCGACGCCGACCATCCGCACGGCCACCACAAGGCGGAGTATTTCTCCGCCGTGCTCGAAGGCGTGCTGATCGTTTTGGCGAGCCTGCTGATCTTCGGCGAAGCCTGGTCGGCGCTGCGCACTCCGCGAACGCTCGAAGAGCCGCTGGCAGGGCTCGCCATCAACGGCCTGGCAACCGTGGTCAACGCGGCGTGGGCAACGCTGCTGATCCGCACCGGGCAAGCGGCTCGCTCGCCGGCATTGCAGGCCGACGGCCGCCACATCATGACCGACGTGGTGACCTCGGTCGGCGTGATTGCCGGCCTCATCATCTCGATCCTGACCGGCTGGCGCGTGCTCGACCCGCTGCTGGCGCTGATCGTGGCGATGAACATCCTGTGGCAGGGCTGGAAGGTGATCGGCCAGTCGGTGCAGGGGCTGATGGACGTTGCCGCCGACCCGGAACTGACGCTGAAGATCCGCGACGTCATCTCGGCCAATTCCGGCGGCGCGCTCGAGGTTCACGACCTGAAGACCCGGATCGCCGGGCGCGCCACCTTCATTGAGTTCCACCTTGTCGTCGACAGCGCGATGACGGTGGGCGACGCACACCAGATCTGCGACCGCATCGAGGCGGCACTCAAGGCGGAGGTGCCTTCCGTGCGCGTCATCATCCATGTCGAGCCCGACGACGAGGCCAAGCTGCCGAAAGGCACCAGCGCGGTGCCGTTCGCCTGA
- a CDS encoding type II toxin-antitoxin system RelE/ParE family toxin, whose product MKRPFAVVRSAAARNDLELIFDHLFASYREFGDMPDEAYRRAANRIHVIEDAMGRLGRAPFQGTLREDLLPGLRQVTKDAAIVYFTVDEHNERVTVLAIFFGGQDHQKHMLKRLLGGT is encoded by the coding sequence TTGAAGCGACCGTTCGCCGTCGTCCGGTCGGCGGCGGCGCGCAATGACCTCGAACTGATCTTCGACCACCTTTTCGCCTCGTACCGCGAGTTCGGCGACATGCCGGATGAGGCTTACCGCCGCGCGGCCAACCGTATTCACGTCATCGAAGACGCCATGGGGCGCCTTGGCCGGGCGCCTTTCCAGGGGACGCTACGGGAAGACCTGCTGCCGGGGCTGAGACAGGTCACAAAAGATGCCGCGATCGTCTATTTCACAGTCGATGAGCACAACGAGCGCGTCACCGTGCTCGCCATCTTCTTTGGCGGACAGGATCACCAAAAGCATATGCTGAAGAGGCTGTTGGGCGGCACATGA
- a CDS encoding DUF2333 family protein, translated as MLDPIVAFFTRIFQWIGRGIGLVIAWILWPFLAASRWYARRGWLIKGPIGIGLLVLFAFYAYFIWNTQSWNNFDPDYVDAYALDGRNSAAGEEVAGSAGTCTRSAIADVTADLIDYNVNENAWISSMLLYKLGLFGLDWDDTPFLDNQASFQRGINQAVRRTTVELVDTLGRVRGTSQVDQNLQDARGNMQFDEETWYFGLNPFGPKTPSPSFYRSAIRDLGIFNDRLGSCNATFDGRADNLLTFIDRIANDIGSTSDILRERSENYNRGWFDTRADDRFWFAYGQLYGYYGIMEAARADFDPIIKSRGLTPLWNRLDDQFTAALAVRPFIISNGREAGWIMPTHLATMGFYVLRVRTNLTEIRDVLDR; from the coding sequence ATGCTGGATCCGATCGTTGCATTCTTCACCCGCATCTTTCAGTGGATCGGCCGTGGCATCGGCCTCGTCATCGCCTGGATCTTGTGGCCTTTCCTGGCCGCGAGTCGCTGGTATGCGCGCCGCGGGTGGCTGATCAAGGGGCCGATCGGCATCGGCCTGCTGGTGCTGTTCGCCTTCTACGCCTATTTCATCTGGAACACCCAGAGCTGGAACAATTTTGATCCCGACTACGTCGATGCTTATGCGCTCGACGGGCGCAACAGCGCGGCGGGCGAGGAAGTCGCCGGCTCGGCCGGCACCTGCACGCGTTCCGCGATCGCCGACGTCACCGCCGACCTGATCGACTACAATGTCAACGAGAATGCGTGGATTTCGTCGATGCTGCTCTACAAGCTCGGCCTGTTCGGGCTGGACTGGGACGACACGCCCTTCCTCGACAACCAGGCCTCTTTCCAGCGCGGCATCAACCAGGCGGTGCGGCGCACCACGGTCGAACTCGTCGACACGCTGGGCCGCGTCCGCGGCACCTCGCAGGTCGACCAGAACCTGCAGGACGCGCGCGGCAACATGCAGTTCGATGAGGAAACCTGGTATTTCGGGCTCAACCCGTTCGGGCCGAAGACGCCGTCGCCGTCCTTCTACCGTTCGGCGATCCGCGATCTCGGCATCTTCAATGACCGGCTCGGCAGCTGCAACGCGACCTTCGACGGCCGCGCAGACAATCTCCTGACTTTCATCGACAGGATCGCCAACGACATCGGCTCCACCTCCGACATCCTGCGCGAGCGCTCCGAGAACTACAATCGCGGCTGGTTCGACACCCGCGCCGATGACCGTTTCTGGTTCGCCTATGGTCAGCTCTACGGCTATTACGGAATCATGGAAGCTGCGCGCGCCGATTTCGATCCCATCATCAAGTCGCGCGGCCTGACCCCGCTCTGGAACCGGCTCGACGATCAGTTCACGGCTGCTCTGGCCGTGCGTCCGTTCATCATTTCCAACGGGCGCGAGGCAGGCTGGATCATGCCGACCCACCTTGCCACCATGGGCTTTTACGTCCTGCGCGTGCGCACCAACCTGACCGAGATACGCGACGTCCTGGACCGCTGA
- a CDS encoding anthranilate synthase, producing MTLEVLDDGAERYGTQGGLTITRRRSDTGYAGAIEPYLDGLDSRRGCVFSSNYEYPGRYTRWDTAMIDPPLAISARGRKMTVEAFNARGEAILPAILAVIDGLDEASVDERGPRSATITVAEPKGVLSEEERSRVPSVFTVLRAVVGLFRSEHDPDLGLFGAFGYDLAFQFDPVDYRLERPESQRDLVLYLPDEILVVDHHAARAWIDRYDYAGDGFTTEGLPRDSVAEEFRLSDRVPPRGDHEPGEYARLVTKAIESFRRGDLFEVVPGQMFYERCETAPSAISRRLKEINPSPYSFFINLGDQEYLIGASPEMFVRVNGRRVETCPISGTIKRGEDAISDSEQILKLLNSKKDEAELTMCSDVDRNDKSRVCEPGSVRVIGRRQIEMYSRLIHTVDHIEGRLREGMDAFDAFLSHAWAVTVTGAPKLWAMRFIEKHERSPRAWYGGAIGMVHFNGDMNTGLTLRTIRIKDGIAEVRAGATLLYDSMPEEEEAETELKAAAMLSAIRDAGTKNDGGVERQSARVGEGIDILLVDHEDSFVHTLANYFRQTGARVTTVRTPVAEEVFDRLAPDLVVLSPGPGSPADFDCKATIDKARRRQLPIFGVCLGLQALTEAYGGELRQLHIPMHGKPSRIRVNRPGIVFSGLPKEVTVGRYHSIFADAVRLPDDFTVTAETDDGVVMAIEHRSEPVAAVQFHPESIMSLGQNAGMRMIENVVAHLPRRAKEKAA from the coding sequence ATGACGTTGGAAGTCCTCGATGACGGCGCCGAGCGCTATGGCACCCAAGGCGGCCTCACCATAACCAGACGCCGCAGCGACACCGGCTATGCCGGCGCGATAGAGCCCTATCTCGACGGGCTCGACAGCCGCCGCGGCTGCGTCTTTTCCTCCAACTACGAATATCCCGGGCGCTATACCCGCTGGGATACGGCGATGATCGACCCGCCGCTGGCGATCTCGGCGCGCGGCCGGAAGATGACGGTCGAAGCCTTCAACGCGCGCGGCGAGGCGATCCTGCCGGCGATCCTGGCCGTGATCGACGGACTGGACGAGGCCAGCGTCGACGAACGGGGCCCACGTTCGGCGACGATCACGGTCGCCGAACCCAAGGGCGTTCTCTCGGAGGAGGAGCGCTCCAGGGTACCTTCGGTCTTCACCGTGCTGCGCGCCGTGGTGGGCCTCTTCCGCAGCGAGCACGATCCCGATCTCGGCCTGTTCGGCGCTTTCGGCTACGACCTCGCCTTCCAGTTCGACCCGGTCGACTACCGGCTGGAGCGGCCCGAAAGCCAGCGCGACCTGGTGCTCTACCTTCCCGACGAGATCCTGGTCGTCGACCATCATGCGGCGCGGGCGTGGATCGACCGCTACGATTATGCCGGCGACGGCTTTACGACCGAAGGCCTGCCGCGCGACAGCGTCGCCGAAGAGTTCAGGCTTTCGGACAGGGTGCCGCCGCGCGGCGACCACGAGCCGGGCGAATATGCGAGGCTGGTGACCAAGGCGATCGAGAGCTTCCGGCGCGGCGACCTGTTCGAGGTGGTGCCCGGCCAGATGTTCTACGAGCGCTGCGAGACGGCGCCATCGGCGATCTCGCGCCGGCTGAAGGAGATCAATCCGTCGCCCTATTCCTTCTTCATCAATCTCGGCGACCAGGAATATCTGATCGGCGCGTCGCCGGAGATGTTCGTGCGCGTCAACGGCAGGCGGGTCGAAACCTGCCCGATCTCCGGCACGATCAAGCGCGGCGAGGACGCGATCTCGGATTCGGAGCAGATCCTGAAGCTGCTCAACTCGAAGAAGGACGAGGCGGAACTGACCATGTGTTCCGACGTCGACCGCAACGACAAGAGCCGCGTGTGCGAGCCGGGTTCGGTGCGGGTCATCGGCCGGCGCCAGATCGAGATGTATTCGCGCCTGATTCACACGGTCGACCATATCGAAGGCCGGCTGCGCGAGGGCATGGACGCCTTCGACGCCTTCCTGAGCCACGCCTGGGCGGTCACCGTCACCGGAGCGCCCAAGCTGTGGGCGATGCGCTTCATCGAGAAGCACGAGCGCAGCCCGCGCGCCTGGTATGGCGGCGCGATCGGCATGGTACATTTCAACGGCGACATGAACACCGGACTGACGCTGCGCACCATCCGCATCAAGGACGGGATCGCGGAAGTGCGCGCCGGCGCGACGCTGCTCTATGACAGCATGCCGGAGGAGGAAGAAGCCGAGACCGAACTCAAGGCCGCCGCGATGCTTTCGGCCATCCGCGACGCGGGAACGAAGAACGATGGCGGGGTGGAGCGGCAGAGCGCGCGAGTGGGCGAAGGGATCGACATCCTTCTGGTCGACCACGAGGATTCCTTCGTGCACACGCTCGCCAATTATTTCCGCCAGACCGGCGCGCGCGTGACCACGGTGCGTACGCCTGTCGCCGAGGAGGTGTTCGACCGGCTTGCACCCGACCTGGTCGTGCTTTCGCCGGGGCCGGGCAGCCCGGCCGATTTCGACTGCAAGGCAACGATCGACAAGGCGCGCCGGCGGCAACTGCCGATCTTCGGGGTGTGCCTCGGCCTGCAGGCGCTGACCGAGGCCTATGGCGGAGAGTTGCGACAATTGCACATCCCGATGCACGGCAAGCCGTCGCGCATCCGCGTCAACCGGCCCGGCATCGTGTTTTCGGGCCTGCCGAAAGAGGTGACGGTCGGGCGCTATCATTCGATCTTCGCCGACGCGGTGCGGCTGCCGGACGATTTCACCGTGACCGCAGAAACGGACGATGGCGTGGTGATGGCCATCGAACATCGGTCGGAGCCGGTGGCCGCCGTCCAGTTCCATCCCGAATCGATCATGTCGCTCGGGCAGAATGCCGGCATGCGCATGATCGAGAACGTGGTGGCGCATCTGCCCCGGAGGGCGAAGGAAAAGGCGGCGTGA
- a CDS encoding DUF6638 family protein produces MDLLRENELIYGRLMRVEEPHLVARYNKALAAFGLKPSELDAFEIDRTGFSPQIAEELGDNHYLDPNEVNRRFIILSPQQAELPVVHTAFSNTSQLMYEFFTRNRRAIDALTIKDVIYGEIEDTVAKVEDIEDLLSINQVEFRVLSAEDVLGKAAELGRLADRLKQDPDAWRDDALLKRMVELATVTGDIRENALVPDQVIFRHNAFWTSHFGGLYVFVDPDVTTVISDPDAPGYRRSRPWQVSYLSSRDHDRVFRFLLDSGRLDLPRESWLGRSGYLEHRAEMAVRKLIRAEEPDTDLTRVDKVWLQTWIHRHADLIRRDGTFPFLNAAKREAAQTGQIDLDEVPSERRFLVVRAKPGHPDAWLTNRLISDFVPEDFVSRYVFNKQGFYRDYEDMSGNWRHHVVETLKSTYLRDKAEFRAKLYGLKD; encoded by the coding sequence ATGGACCTCCTGCGCGAAAATGAACTGATCTACGGGCGGCTGATGCGGGTCGAGGAGCCGCACCTCGTGGCGCGTTACAACAAGGCGCTGGCCGCCTTCGGCCTCAAGCCGAGCGAGCTCGATGCCTTCGAAATCGACCGCACCGGCTTTTCTCCGCAGATCGCCGAGGAACTCGGCGACAACCACTACCTTGATCCCAACGAGGTCAACCGCCGTTTCATCATCCTGTCGCCGCAGCAGGCCGAACTGCCGGTGGTCCACACCGCGTTCTCCAACACCTCTCAACTCATGTACGAGTTCTTCACCCGCAATCGCCGGGCGATCGACGCGCTGACCATCAAGGACGTCATCTACGGCGAGATCGAGGACACGGTCGCCAAGGTCGAGGATATCGAGGACCTGCTTTCCATCAACCAGGTCGAGTTCCGGGTGCTGTCGGCCGAGGACGTGCTCGGCAAGGCAGCCGAGCTTGGCCGCCTGGCCGACCGGCTGAAGCAGGATCCGGACGCCTGGCGCGACGATGCCTTGCTCAAGCGCATGGTCGAGCTTGCCACGGTGACCGGCGACATCCGCGAAAACGCACTGGTGCCCGACCAGGTGATCTTCCGCCACAACGCCTTCTGGACCAGCCATTTCGGCGGGCTCTACGTCTTTGTCGATCCCGACGTGACCACCGTGATCTCAGACCCGGACGCACCCGGCTATCGCCGCTCTCGGCCCTGGCAGGTCAGCTACCTGTCGAGCCGCGATCATGACCGGGTCTTCCGCTTCCTGCTCGATTCGGGTCGGCTCGACCTGCCGCGCGAATCCTGGCTCGGCCGTTCCGGCTATCTCGAGCACCGCGCCGAGATGGCGGTGCGAAAGCTGATCCGCGCCGAGGAGCCCGACACCGACCTGACCAGGGTCGACAAGGTCTGGCTCCAGACCTGGATCCATCGCCACGCCGACCTCATCCGCCGCGACGGAACCTTTCCCTTCCTCAACGCTGCCAAGCGGGAGGCGGCCCAGACCGGCCAGATCGACCTCGACGAGGTTCCGTCCGAACGGCGCTTCCTGGTCGTGCGGGCCAAGCCGGGCCATCCCGACGCATGGCTCACCAACCGGCTGATCTCGGATTTCGTGCCCGAGGACTTCGTTTCGCGCTATGTCTTCAACAAGCAGGGTTTTTACCGCGACTACGAGGACATGAGCGGCAACTGGCGCCATCACGTTGTGGAGACGCTCAAATCCACCTACCTGCGTGACAAGGCCGAGTTCCGCGCAAAGCTCTACGGGCTGAAGGACTGA